In one Chryseobacterium camelliae genomic region, the following are encoded:
- a CDS encoding DegT/DnrJ/EryC1/StrS family aminotransferase, whose protein sequence is MKKIQMVDLQSQYYKIKNEVDNAVLNVMDSAAFINGPEVKSFQNELESYLDVKHVIPCANGTDALQIALMALDLQEGDEVITADFTFAATVEVIHLLKLKSVLVDVDYDTFTISTEAIKKAITPRTKAIIPVHIFGQCANMEEILKIAEENNLYVIEDNAQAIGADYTFADGTVKKSGTMATVGTTSFFPSKNLGCYGDGGAIFTNNDELAHRLRGIVNHGMYERYYHDEVGVNSRLDSIQAAVLRKKLPHLDSYNEARRKAADFYDEAFAGNPDILTPKRAEDSTHVFHQYTLRILNGKRNELQKFLAEKEIPAMIYYPVALRKQKAYYQESNDADFVYTDKLLDQVISLPMHTELDDEQLKYITDAVLEFMG, encoded by the coding sequence ATGAAAAAAATTCAGATGGTTGACTTGCAAAGTCAGTATTACAAAATAAAGAACGAGGTAGATAATGCGGTTTTAAATGTAATGGATTCGGCGGCTTTTATCAATGGTCCTGAAGTAAAGTCTTTCCAGAATGAATTGGAGTCTTATTTAGATGTAAAACATGTGATTCCGTGTGCCAACGGAACAGATGCTTTGCAGATTGCTTTAATGGCATTGGATTTACAGGAAGGTGATGAGGTAATCACAGCAGATTTTACTTTTGCAGCAACAGTAGAGGTCATTCATTTGCTTAAACTTAAATCTGTTTTAGTAGATGTAGATTATGATACATTTACGATTTCAACGGAAGCGATTAAAAAAGCAATTACTCCAAGAACAAAAGCGATCATTCCGGTTCATATTTTCGGGCAGTGTGCAAATATGGAAGAAATTCTGAAAATTGCTGAAGAAAATAACCTATACGTTATTGAGGACAATGCACAGGCTATTGGTGCTGATTATACTTTTGCAGACGGAACCGTAAAAAAATCGGGAACGATGGCAACAGTCGGGACAACTTCGTTTTTCCCTTCTAAAAATTTAGGCTGTTATGGTGACGGAGGTGCAATTTTTACTAATAATGATGAATTGGCACACCGTTTAAGAGGGATTGTTAACCATGGAATGTATGAAAGATACTATCATGATGAGGTAGGGGTAAACTCCCGTTTAGACAGCATTCAGGCGGCTGTATTAAGAAAAAAGCTTCCTCATTTAGATTCTTATAACGAGGCAAGAAGAAAAGCGGCTGATTTTTATGATGAAGCTTTTGCCGGTAATCCTGATATTTTAACGCCGAAGAGAGCTGAAGATTCTACTCACGTTTTCCACCAATATACTTTGAGAATTTTGAACGGTAAACGTAATGAGTTGCAGAAATTCTTAGCGGAAAAAGAAATTCCCGCAATGATCTATTATCCTGTAGCGTTGAGAAAACAAAAAGCGTACTACCAGGAAAGTAACGATGCTGATTTTGTATATACGGATAAGTTACTGGATCAGGTGATTTCTTTGCCAATGCATACAGAATTAGACGATGAGCAGTTGAAGTATATTACCGATGCTGTGTTGGAGTTTATGGGGTAA
- the galE gene encoding UDP-glucose 4-epimerase GalE, translated as MAILVTGGLGYIGSHTVVELLNNGFDVVIVDDLSNSERFILKNIEEITGKKPVFYPFDLKRKELLNQVFEAHQIDGCINFAAYKAVGESQEKPIDYYENNLFSLINILQEFKARDISNFIFSSSCTVYGQADVMPIDENTPLKMPESVYGKTKQMGEEILIDFAKAYQRKISLLRYFNPIGAHPTAKIGELPVGVPYNLVPYVMQTAAGVREKLNIWGNDYPTVDGTAVRDYIYVVDLAKAHVAALKRLMEMEPEKTVIDTYNLGTGKGSSVLEVVKAFERANNVEIPYQICERREGDITIAYANADKAERELNWKSETSLEDALKTTWEWQKYLDSRN; from the coding sequence ATGGCAATACTCGTAACGGGAGGTCTTGGATATATTGGTTCACACACAGTTGTAGAGCTTTTGAATAACGGTTTTGATGTTGTCATTGTAGATGACTTATCAAATTCGGAGAGGTTTATTTTAAAAAATATTGAGGAGATTACGGGTAAAAAGCCTGTTTTCTATCCTTTTGATTTAAAAAGAAAAGAACTTCTGAATCAGGTTTTTGAGGCACATCAGATTGATGGATGTATCAACTTTGCAGCGTATAAAGCAGTAGGTGAAAGCCAGGAAAAGCCGATAGATTATTATGAGAATAATTTATTTTCATTAATCAATATTCTTCAGGAGTTTAAAGCAAGAGATATTTCAAACTTTATATTCAGTTCTTCTTGTACCGTTTATGGACAGGCTGATGTAATGCCCATTGATGAAAATACACCGTTGAAAATGCCGGAAAGTGTGTATGGAAAAACCAAGCAAATGGGTGAGGAGATTTTAATTGACTTTGCTAAAGCCTATCAACGAAAAATTTCGTTATTAAGATATTTTAATCCGATCGGGGCACATCCTACAGCAAAAATAGGAGAACTTCCTGTTGGTGTTCCTTATAATCTTGTTCCTTATGTAATGCAGACTGCTGCAGGGGTAAGGGAAAAGCTTAATATCTGGGGAAATGATTATCCAACGGTAGACGGAACGGCAGTCCGGGATTATATTTATGTGGTTGATTTGGCGAAAGCGCACGTTGCAGCTTTAAAAAGACTAATGGAAATGGAGCCTGAAAAAACTGTAATTGATACCTATAATTTAGGAACAGGAAAAGGCTCGTCGGTTTTGGAAGTGGTAAAAGCCTTTGAAAGGGCAAATAATGTTGAAATTCCTTATCAGATTTGTGAAAGAAGAGAAGGGGATATTACTATTGCTTATGCTAATGCCGATAAAGCGGAAAGAGAACTTAATTGGAAGTCTGAAACGAGTCTGGAAGATGCTTTGAAAACCACTTGGGAATGGCAGAAATATTTGGATTCAAGAAATTAA
- a CDS encoding TonB-dependent receptor, translating to MNQTEIINIFTKKTLGLTFVLSAAAFAFGQEKVGISGTVVSKNNQPVPYASVTFSNKANKLLSDAALTDEKGQYKLDITPGNYDITVEAIDYKKSVINKQITAAGNIGALSIDPETSATNIKTGDIQGVVITAQSTKPYKVELDKKTYDPSQDIISKGGSLQDVLSNVPSVSVDTDGTVSMRGSSNVKFLINGKPSSLLGIDDGANALQSIPADQIEKIEVITNPSSKFEASGTSGILNIILKKSKKVGFNGSVVGSLGYYPRTSLNANLSWRKNKMTWFLNGGGGYTENQNKNETETTYHNIVLPNNIDPTSPTFTQPKDIPTYQSQDSKNKSYSKNYNATAGFVYDISDKTSVNLSGMVRTFDGDSNERLNSVDNFFRYVPTATAWQPLTSLMQRNSNGTNNNLAFQGDVGLDHKFDEKGQNISISLSLQSNRSNNNSDIAEYLNSNFVRNDVSDRKSTNKTIIGKLDYELPIGENSKLEAGYRIDSNNNDYTSVVTSTVQDPVIGYYNNTTLYKEMFNAFYVQFKSKIGNFGYQLGLRDEQSNIKIDYQNKGGDPAINTTKNYNNLFPSIYLSYDVTKNNQILLNYSRRIDRPRSFFMVPYSNYSNRQNVFEGNIDLNPSYVDSFELGYNISKKKFTVNPTLYYRHSTDDNKMLVYRKDERTADFFTKPINLGNDERYGLDLNFTYDPFAWLKLMGSIDAFGYKTSGIAYYNMIDKNGNPGIGSMDFTGSGFSTRARLNTTFKVDKTFSFQLQGFYRGAQKSANQDTKDMYALNLGASKTIWKGDGTISFNIQDIFNTRSREVFSYSSDYTRRNYMQWQPRQFSISLTYRFKQGEKIDQPKKKKDINSNATGDDQQGPM from the coding sequence ATGAATCAGACGGAAATCATTAACATTTTCACAAAAAAAACCTTAGGACTTACTTTTGTACTTTCCGCGGCAGCTTTTGCTTTTGGACAGGAAAAAGTAGGTATTTCAGGAACTGTTGTCAGCAAAAACAATCAGCCTGTTCCTTACGCATCAGTTACTTTCAGCAACAAAGCCAACAAACTTCTTAGTGATGCTGCTCTTACCGACGAAAAAGGTCAATATAAACTAGATATTACTCCGGGAAACTACGATATTACAGTAGAAGCAATCGATTATAAAAAAAGTGTTATCAATAAGCAGATTACTGCAGCAGGAAATATTGGTGCTTTGTCTATCGATCCGGAAACGAGTGCAACCAATATAAAAACCGGAGATATTCAGGGGGTTGTCATCACTGCACAGTCAACAAAACCTTATAAAGTAGAGCTTGATAAAAAGACTTATGATCCGTCTCAGGATATCATCAGTAAAGGAGGAAGCCTCCAAGATGTATTATCCAACGTACCTTCTGTTTCTGTAGATACGGATGGAACGGTTTCTATGAGAGGAAGCTCAAATGTAAAGTTTTTAATCAACGGAAAACCATCATCTCTTCTTGGAATTGATGATGGCGCCAATGCATTACAATCTATTCCTGCAGATCAAATTGAAAAAATTGAAGTTATTACCAACCCGTCTTCAAAATTTGAAGCAAGCGGAACTTCCGGTATTTTAAATATTATCCTTAAAAAAAGTAAAAAAGTTGGTTTTAACGGTAGTGTTGTAGGTTCTCTTGGTTATTATCCGAGAACCAGTCTTAATGCGAATTTAAGCTGGAGAAAAAATAAAATGACCTGGTTTCTAAATGGCGGTGGCGGTTATACCGAAAATCAAAATAAAAATGAAACCGAAACAACCTATCATAATATTGTTCTGCCAAATAATATAGATCCTACCTCTCCTACATTTACTCAACCTAAAGATATTCCAACATATCAATCTCAGGACTCTAAAAATAAAAGTTACAGTAAAAACTATAACGCAACAGCAGGCTTTGTATACGACATTTCAGACAAGACATCGGTAAATCTTTCCGGTATGGTAAGAACTTTCGATGGTGATTCAAATGAAAGATTGAATTCCGTTGATAATTTTTTCAGATATGTACCGACAGCTACAGCATGGCAACCGTTAACATCTCTAATGCAAAGAAATTCTAACGGAACTAATAATAACTTAGCATTTCAGGGGGATGTTGGATTAGATCACAAATTTGACGAGAAAGGGCAAAACATCTCAATATCATTAAGCTTACAAAGCAATAGGAGTAATAACAATTCTGATATTGCAGAATATTTAAATTCAAACTTTGTTCGTAATGATGTCTCAGATAGAAAATCTACAAATAAAACTATTATTGGAAAGTTAGATTACGAACTACCAATAGGAGAAAATTCAAAACTAGAAGCGGGTTATCGCATCGATAGTAACAATAATGATTATACAAGTGTTGTAACAAGTACTGTTCAGGATCCTGTTATAGGGTATTACAACAACACTACTCTTTATAAAGAAATGTTTAATGCATTCTATGTACAATTTAAGAGTAAAATTGGCAACTTCGGATATCAGTTAGGATTAAGAGATGAGCAATCTAATATTAAAATCGATTATCAAAACAAAGGCGGTGATCCGGCCATCAATACTACTAAAAACTACAATAATTTATTTCCCAGTATCTATTTAAGTTATGATGTAACGAAGAATAACCAAATCTTATTAAACTATTCTCGTAGAATTGACAGACCTCGTTCTTTCTTCATGGTGCCTTATTCTAATTACTCAAACAGGCAAAATGTTTTTGAAGGTAATATTGACCTTAACCCTTCTTATGTAGATTCATTTGAACTTGGCTATAACATTTCTAAAAAGAAATTTACGGTTAATCCTACTCTTTACTACCGTCATTCTACAGATGACAACAAAATGTTAGTCTATAGAAAAGATGAGAGAACTGCCGACTTCTTTACAAAACCAATTAATTTAGGTAATGATGAACGTTATGGTTTAGATTTAAACTTCACTTATGATCCTTTTGCATGGTTAAAATTAATGGGAAGTATAGATGCATTTGGATACAAAACTTCGGGTATTGCTTACTATAATATGATTGATAAGAACGGTAATCCCGGTATTGGCAGCATGGATTTCACAGGAAGCGGTTTTTCTACAAGAGCCAGGTTAAATACAACCTTTAAAGTAGACAAGACATTTAGTTTTCAGTTACAAGGATTCTATAGAGGAGCACAAAAATCTGCAAACCAGGATACTAAAGACATGTATGCTTTAAACTTGGGTGCTTCAAAAACAATATGGAAAGGAGACGGAACTATTTCTTTTAATATTCAAGATATCTTTAATACGAGAAGTAGAGAAGTATTTAGCTACAGCAGTGACTACACTCGTAGAAACTATATGCAATGGCAACCACGACAATTTTCTATTTCTTTGACATACAGATTTAAGCAAGGTGAAAAAATAGATCAGCCTAAAAAGAAAAAAGACATCAACTCCAACGCAACAGGAGACGATCAGCAAGGACCAATGTAA
- a CDS encoding adenylyltransferase/cytidyltransferase family protein, with product MKTERIGITFSSFDLLHAGHIKMLEEAKTVCDYLIVGLQIDPSHDRPNKNKPTQTIVERYIQLKAVSAVDEIIPYYTEEDLEDILKSFVIDVRIIGDDYMDKDFTGKQYCEEKGIEIFYNKRDHRFSSSDLRKRIFEAEKSKLSK from the coding sequence ATGAAAACAGAAAGAATTGGCATTACATTTTCCTCATTTGATTTGCTTCATGCCGGTCATATCAAAATGCTGGAAGAAGCTAAAACGGTATGTGATTACCTGATTGTAGGATTGCAAATTGATCCTTCCCATGACAGACCAAATAAAAATAAGCCCACACAAACTATTGTTGAAAGATATATTCAGTTGAAGGCGGTGAGTGCCGTAGATGAAATCATCCCTTATTACACAGAAGAGGATTTGGAAGATATCTTAAAATCATTTGTGATAGACGTTAGAATTATCGGGGATGATTATATGGATAAAGACTTTACCGGGAAACAATATTGTGAAGAAAAAGGAATAGAGATTTTTTATAACAAAAGAGATCACAGGTTTTCATCAAGCGACTTAAGAAAAAGAATTTTCGAAGCCGAAAAATCAAAACTGTCAAAATAA